In the Podospora bellae-mahoneyi strain CBS 112042 chromosome 4, whole genome shotgun sequence genome, one interval contains:
- the LUC7 gene encoding splicing factor (EggNog:ENOG503NVIA; COG:A; BUSCO:EOG09264D7Y), which translates to MAAEQRKLLEQLMGSNLTTRAAQLPLTDPKVCRSYLVGTCPHDLFTNTKADLGPCPRVHSEPLKQEYDSLPEPEKKKLGFEHDYLRDLSSRIDACNRNIDTLQRRLEKTPDEVRQTNALLKAISDLGSTIANGLLEVEILAETGEVGRAYDEYYKVRHAQAAKADKEKELKALSETSGPSGHQKLQVCDVCGAYLSRLDNDRRLADHFFGKMHLGFAQMRKAYESFPKEMRGRYQGGGGGGGGHGRGVQQMDDDMGHVPTGPGGGFGDGWNKGPRGPRAGGGFRPRGPRRGW; encoded by the exons ATGGCAGCTGAACAACGAAAGCTTCTTG AGCAGCTGATGggctccaacctcaccacccgcgCCGCCCAGCTTCCCCTAACCGACCCAAAAGTCTGCCGATCCTATCTCGTCGGCACCTGTCCCCACGACCTCTTCACCAACACAAAGGCAGATCTTGGCCCCTGCCCTCGCGTCCACTCCGAGCCGCTCAAGCAAGAGTACGACTCCCTCCCAGAAcccgaaaagaagaaacTCGGCTTCGAGCACGACTACCTGCGCGACCTGTCTTCGCGAATCGATGCCTGCAACCGTAACATCGACACACTCCAGCGACGCTTAGAAAAGACGCCTGATGAAGTCCGGCAAACCAACGCGCTGTTGAAGGCTATCTCTGACCTCGGCTCAACAATCGCGAATGGCCTCCTGGAGGTGGAGATTCTGGCTGAAACGGGAGAAGTAGGAAGAGCTTACGACGAGTACTACAAGGTTCGACACGCCCAAGCGGCCAAGGCAGACAAAGAGAAGGAGCTTAAGGCGCTGAGTGAGACGTCTGGGCCCTCGGGACATCAGAAGCTACAGGTGTGCGATGTGTGTGGTGCCTATCTCAGCAGGCTGGACAATGACAGGCGTTTGGCCGATCACTTCTTTGGCAAAATGCACTTGGGCTTCGCCCAGATGAGAAAGGCGTACGAATCTTTCCCCAAGGAAATGAGAGGGAGGTaccagggcggcggcggaggtggcggcgggcaTGGAAGAGGAGTGCAGCAAATGGACGACGATATGGGCCATGTTCCCACGGGGCCGGGAGGAGGATTCGGTGATGGCTGGAATAAGGGGCCACGAGGCCCCCGTGCCGGCGGAGGATTCCGTCCGAGAGGGccaagaagagggtggtAG